A window of Lagopus muta isolate bLagMut1 chromosome 16, bLagMut1 primary, whole genome shotgun sequence contains these coding sequences:
- the LOC125701364 gene encoding tyrosine-protein kinase Srms-like has product MEQFVRKRLTFLTSFWNKLWPRSGPDSCSLGYFGSDSVSLHSEPSCVSFIPKSSLFIALYAFTARSADELSVNAGDKLRVLREEGDYVLARKLLGEPATGYVPAAYVANLSQGTSAHRPWYFSKISRSEAEQLLLSPPNQHGSFLVRDSESSRGEYSLSVRNHTKVSHFRICKSPAGSLYIQRGHPFPDMEELLAFYTENWKVIQSPLLQPCSPTTPPERDGWERPRWEFTLRRKLGEGYFGEVWEGLWRNTVPVAIKIIKADMKAEDFTKEIQNLKRLRHEKLIQLHAVCSLDEPVYIITELMRKGNLHSYLNSPEGKSLGTSHLLNIACQVADGMRYLEEKHIVHRDLAARNILVGEELTCKIADFGLARLLKDDIYSTSSSTKIPVKWTAPEAANYRTYSLKSDVWSYGILLYEVFTYGQIPYEGMTNQETIRQITRGYRLPRPSSCPPEIYSIMLECWSGNTEERPTFLALREKLGFIYRRLLNTLS; this is encoded by the exons atggagcagttTGTCCGCAAGCGTTTGACCTTCTTGACATCCTTCTGGAACAAGCTGTGGCCACGCTCAGGGCCGGATAGCTGCTCGCTGGGGTACTTTGGTTCCGATTCTGTTTCGCTGCACTCGGAGCCCAGCTGCGTTTCCTTCATCCCAAAGTCCTCTCTCTTTATCGCTTTATACGCTTTCACAGCCCGCAGTGCAGATGAACTGAGTGTAAATGCAGGGGACAAACTGCGTGTCCTCAGAGAAGAAGGGGACTATGTCTTAGCCAGGAAGCTGCTGGGGGAACCGGCCACAGGATACGTCCCTGCTGCATATGTGGCCAACCTCAGCCAGGGCACCTCTGCTCACCGACC GTGGTATTTCAGCAAGATCAGTCGCAGTGAGGCCGAGCAGCTGCTCCTCTCGCCTCCCAACCAGCATGGCTCCTTCCTTGTCCGGGacagtgagagcagcaggggCGAGTACTCTCTCTCAG TGCGCAACCACACCAAAGTCAGCCATTTCCGCATCTGCAagagccctgcaggcagcctgtACATCCAGAGGGGTCATCCCTTCCCTGACATGGAGGAGCTGCTTGCCTTCTACACCGAGAACTGGAAGGTCATCCAGAGCCccttgctgcagccctgcagccccacg ACCCCCCCGGAGAGGGATGGCTGGGAGCGCCCGCGCTGGGAGTTCACCCTGCGGAGGAAGCTGGGCGAGGGCTACTTTGGAGAAGTGTGGGAAGGACTGTGGAGGAACACAGTGCCTGTGGCCATCAAGATCATCAAAG CTGACATGAAGGCAGAAGACTTCACCAAGGAGATTCAAAACCTGAAGCGCTTGAGGCATGAGAAGCTGATCCAACTGCACGCTGTCTGCTCACTGGATGAGCCTGTGTACATCATCACCGAGCTCATGCGGAAAGGCAACCTGCACAGCTACCTCAACA GTCCTGAAGGGAAGTCCCTGGGCACCTCCCACCTGCTCAACATTGCCTGCCAGGTGGCAGATGGGATGAGATACCTGGAAGAGAAGCACATCGTCCACCGGGACTTGGCGGCCAGAAACATCCTGGTGGGAGAGGAGCTCACCTGCAAAATTGCTGACTTTGGACTGGCCAGGCTCCTCAAG GATGACATTTattccaccagcagcagcaccaaaaTCCCAGTGAAATGGACAGCCCCTGAGGCAGCCAACTACCGCACCTACTCCCTCAAATCCGATGTCTGGTCCTATGGCATTCTGCTCTATGAAGTCTTCACATACGGGCAGATCCCATATGAAG GAATGACAAACCAAGAAACCATACGACAAATCACCAGGGGCTACCGCCTTCCCCGGCCCAGCTCCTGCCCTCCTGAGATTTACAGCATCATGTTGGAGTGCTGGAGTGGCAACACGGAGGAGCGGCCCACCTTCCTGGCACTGCGGGAGAAGTTGGGCTTCATCTACAGGCGGCTGCTCAACACCCTGTCCTGA